A genome region from Anastrepha ludens isolate Willacy chromosome 3, idAnaLude1.1, whole genome shotgun sequence includes the following:
- the LOC128856716 gene encoding general transcription factor IIF subunit 1-like has translation MLRLVILSLLICVSLQLAFSDPVTLIAASNPAHPSFAKTLARASSANCIGGLKRRRTTPATTTTTTTTTTTTTAATTT, from the exons ATGTTGCGTCTCGTGATTTTAAGTTTGCTCATTTGCGTTAGTCTGCAGTTGGCG TTCTCGGACCCTGTGACACTAATAGCTGCATCGAACCCAGCGCATCCTTCCTTTGCTAAAACTCTTGCGAGAGCTTCAAGCGCCAATTGTATTGGAGGACTGAAACGACGTCGTACAActccagcaacaacaactacaactactacaactacaacaacaacaacggcagcAACCACAACATAA